The Sulfurimonas aquatica genomic sequence TGCTCCAGCGCTTAATGGTTTTGAAACAGTGTCATTACTAATATATGAGACCATAAGAATTACGATTGAGCTTTTAAAAGTCTCTATTACTGGATTAAAATCTTGACCGTTTATGTTTGTCGAAAGAAGTACAACATCATAATTATGACTTCTAATTGCATCTTTTGTTGATGTACACATTTCACATGTGTGCCCTAATTCGCCAAGTTTTGTTGCTATACTTTGTGCTAAATAAACTTCGTTTTCTATTATTAGTATCTTCATATTATCCTATAGTTTTCCAATTAAAATATTTTAAATTTGCATTTGCATAAACGCCAACACCCTCTTCTCGACCAATAAAGCCAAGCTTTTCAGTTGTTGTCGCTTTTACGTTTACTCTACTCATCTCAATTTTTAAAATCTCTGAGATGATTTTTCTCATAGCTTGTTTATAAGTGCCAACTCTCGGTTTTTGAGCGGCTATTGTAATATCTACATTTACTATGATGAAACCAAAGTTGTATATTTTTGTAACAACTCTGCGAAGTAACTCTTTTGAGTCTATACCTTTATAGCTCTCATCATTATCTGGAAACATCATCCCGATATCACCCATTCCAGCTGCACCTAAAAGAGCATCTATGAGTGAATGGAGTGCTACGTCCCCATCACTATGAGCCTTGAAACCAAGCTCAGAGTCTATCTTTACTCCACCTAGCCACATATCACCACTATCGTCAAATGCATGTACGTCAAAACCGTTTCCACTGAGAATATCTTGTGATGGAGCCTCTAAACATGGAATCTTATTTAAGTCTTCTATATAAGTTATTTTATGAGCAGACTCTTCTCCAAGAATAAACTCGCGTTTGCCACCATTTGAAACTATCGCGCTACTCTCATCTGTAAACTCTTCATCTTGATTTAACGCAGATTGAAGAACCTTAGTTCTAGATAACTGTGGAGTTTGAACTCTTTTTACTTGCTCTCTATCTATAGTCTCATCACCGTAGACTATAGTGTCAGTAACTTTTAAGTATGGAACTATAGAGTCACTAGAGCCTTTTTTGGCAATAATTCTTTGCAAAAAATCATCACTTATGCATGCTCTAGCTATATCACTAACTAAAACAAATTCTGTGTCCACTTCTACAAGAGCATTTTTTAATGACTCTTGACGTGTTTTGCCACCTGTTACAAAAGTATACTCAGCATAGTTTTTCATAAAACTTATATCTTCAGATGAAGAAACGATGATAATTTTAGAAAAATTGTTACTACTTTGAAGTCTATGTGCTACAAAATACCACAATGGTTTATGATCTATTCGTAACCACTGCTTTTTAACATCCATAGAAAAGCGACTAGAACTCCCAGCCGATAGTAAAATAAGTGTCAAATCCGACAATTTTTCTCCTAAATATCAAAAGTGTTACGATATTATACACTGTGTATTCTTTTTTTTATCTTCAAGGTGATTTTTATTACTCAATATATCCTAAATTATAAATGCAGTTAGGTAACTTTATCTTAGATTAACTTTATTTGATTATATTGCCACATATAGTTTAGTGTAAAATATATTATTTAGGAGAAATTATGAGATCTTTATGGTTAAAAGAGCGTGAAAATGATGCTGTTCGCACACAGATGTACTATGCAAAGCAAGGCATTATTACGGGCGAGATGGAATATGTAGCAAAAATAGAAGATTTATCTCCTGAGCTTGTTCGTAGTGAGATAGCACGTGGACGTATGATTATACCTGCGAATGTTAATCACGAGTCACTAGAGCCAATGGCTATTGGTATTGCAAGTACTTGTAAAATAAATGCAAATATTGGTTCATCTGCAATTGCAGCTGACATTGAAGATGAAGTTGAGAAAATGAAAGTTTCTCAGAAGTACAAAGCAGATACTGCAATGGACCTCTCAACTGGTGGTGATTTAGATGAGATTCGTAAAGCAGTTATAAATAACTCAAAAATCCCTATTGGAACAGTACCTATCTATCAGATTCTACACGATGTTGGAAATAAAATCGAAGATTTAACTATTGAAGTTATGTTAGAAGTTTTAGAGCGTCAAGCACAACAAGGTGTTTCTTACTTTACTATCCATGCAGGTTTCTTACTTGAGACTATGCCTAAGGTAGCTAAACGTAAAATGGGAATCGTTTCTCGTGGTGGTTCTTTAATGGCTGCTTGGATGATGCACTACCATAGAGAAAATCCTTTCTATACTGCATTTGATGATATCTTAGATATTTGTGCTAAGTATGATGTTTCTCTTTCTCTAGGTGATTCACTACGTCCTGGTTGTTTAGCAGATGCTTCTGATGAAGCTCAGCTTGGTGAGTTGAAAGTTCTTGGTGAACTTACACTTAAAGCTTGGGAAAAAAATGTTCAAGTTATGATTGAAGGTCCAGGTCACGTGCCTATTAATCAGATTGAACGTAATATGAAAATCCAAAGAGAACTTTGTCATGAAGCTCCTTTTTATATCTTAGGGCCATTAGTTACTGATATTGCAGCTGGATATGACCATATCTCTTCTGCTATTGGTGCAGCTGTTGGTGGATGGCATGGTGCTTCAATGTTATGTTACGTAACGCCAAAAGAGCACTTAGGTCTTCCAAATGCTGATGATGTACGTGAAGGTATCATTGCTTACAAAATTGCTGCTCATGCTGCTGATATTGCTAGAGGTCGTAAAGGTGCTAGAGATGTTGATGATGCTATGAGTGATGCTCGTTATACATTTGACTGGGAAAAACAGTTTGAATTAGCACTTGATGGAGATCGTGCTCGTGAATATCATGATGAAACTCTTCCTCAAGATGTATTTAAAGAAGCAGAATTCTGTTCTATGTGTGGACCAAAATTTTGTTCTTACAAGATAACTCAAGAAATTATGGACAATCCAGAGATGATTGCTCAGATTGCTGCTGATGCTAAACTAGCTGAAGATGCAAAATTTAGAGAAGCTATATAAATATATAAAAGCAACTTTAAATATGAAGAGTATTAAATAAGACAATTTTTGTCTTATTTAGATACGCTAAAGTGTCGAAATTATAAAATTTAACATAAGGAATAAACATAATGACTGAAGAAATTGTAAAGTCAGCACTTTCAAAAGTTATGTATCCAGGTTTTACTAAGGATATTGTAACTTTTGGTTTTGTAAATAATATAGAAATAAATGGAACTGATGTAAGTGTAACTATTGATATCACTTCTAGTGCTCCAGAAGTAGCACAACAGTTAAAAGATGAGGCAACAGCAGCACTAAAAAGTGCTGGTGCATCAGCTATAAATTGTAATATTAAAACTCCAGTAATTCCAAGAGAAGGTTCTTCTAAAGGCAAAAATATTGCTCCACAGATTAAAAACTTTTTAATGGTAAGTTCTGGTAAAGGTGGAGTTGGAAAATCAACTACATCTGTTAATATCGCTATTGCTCTTGCTGCACAAGGTAAAAAAGTTGGTCTTTTAGATGCTGATATCTATGGTCCAAATATTCCTCGTATGATGGGTGTAGACGGTATGAAGCCTGAAGTAAATGGAAATAAAGTTATTCCTATTAAGGCTTATGGAATCGAGATGATGTCTATGGGTGCACTTATGGAAGAGGGACAAGCTCTTATCTGGCGTGGTGCTATGATCATGAAAGCTATAGAGCAGTTCTTACGTGATATCTTATGGTCAGAGT encodes the following:
- a CDS encoding bifunctional 2-C-methyl-D-erythritol 4-phosphate cytidylyltransferase/2-C-methyl-D-erythritol 2,4-cyclodiphosphate synthase, with protein sequence MSDLTLILLSAGSSSRFSMDVKKQWLRIDHKPLWYFVAHRLQSSNNFSKIIIVSSSEDISFMKNYAEYTFVTGGKTRQESLKNALVEVDTEFVLVSDIARACISDDFLQRIIAKKGSSDSIVPYLKVTDTIVYGDETIDREQVKRVQTPQLSRTKVLQSALNQDEEFTDESSAIVSNGGKREFILGEESAHKITYIEDLNKIPCLEAPSQDILSGNGFDVHAFDDSGDMWLGGVKIDSELGFKAHSDGDVALHSLIDALLGAAGMGDIGMMFPDNDESYKGIDSKELLRRVVTKIYNFGFIIVNVDITIAAQKPRVGTYKQAMRKIISEILKIEMSRVNVKATTTEKLGFIGREEGVGVYANANLKYFNWKTIG
- the thiC gene encoding phosphomethylpyrimidine synthase ThiC; this encodes MRSLWLKERENDAVRTQMYYAKQGIITGEMEYVAKIEDLSPELVRSEIARGRMIIPANVNHESLEPMAIGIASTCKINANIGSSAIAADIEDEVEKMKVSQKYKADTAMDLSTGGDLDEIRKAVINNSKIPIGTVPIYQILHDVGNKIEDLTIEVMLEVLERQAQQGVSYFTIHAGFLLETMPKVAKRKMGIVSRGGSLMAAWMMHYHRENPFYTAFDDILDICAKYDVSLSLGDSLRPGCLADASDEAQLGELKVLGELTLKAWEKNVQVMIEGPGHVPINQIERNMKIQRELCHEAPFYILGPLVTDIAAGYDHISSAIGAAVGGWHGASMLCYVTPKEHLGLPNADDVREGIIAYKIAAHAADIARGRKGARDVDDAMSDARYTFDWEKQFELALDGDRAREYHDETLPQDVFKEAEFCSMCGPKFCSYKITQEIMDNPEMIAQIAADAKLAEDAKFREAI
- a CDS encoding Mrp/NBP35 family ATP-binding protein, with protein sequence MTEEIVKSALSKVMYPGFTKDIVTFGFVNNIEINGTDVSVTIDITSSAPEVAQQLKDEATAALKSAGASAINCNIKTPVIPREGSSKGKNIAPQIKNFLMVSSGKGGVGKSTTSVNIAIALAAQGKKVGLLDADIYGPNIPRMMGVDGMKPEVNGNKVIPIKAYGIEMMSMGALMEEGQALIWRGAMIMKAIEQFLRDILWSELDVLVIDMPPGTGDAQLSLAQAVPVTAGITVTTPQGVSLDDSRRSLNMFQKLDIPIAGIVENMSGFIAPDTGVEYDIFGKGTAQPMADEFNTKIIAEIPIEPSIRTGGDEGKPITFVNPSSESAKRYLAAAESIWATIEEVNANGGANNEGVQPTTPPGVSACSTGAAAAAPAPKASDESCGTGCGCH